Part of the Paenibacillus kyungheensis genome, TTAGCAATTACTAATGTCAGTCTTATTCTTGCTATTATCACGATTGTCATGCTAATTGTTTTTGTGATCTATATTCGTAAAGTGGATCAGCCATTTTTAGATCCAGCTATTTTCCGCAATTCGACCTATACAACGACAATGATTATCGCTTGTCTGGCATTGATATTTAATCTATGTGTTCCATATCTGATCCCACAAATGTTAAGTAGTATTCATCAATTATCTTCATTTACAATTGGTCTGATTATGTTTCCCGGTGCATTGATCGCTGCTATATTTGGAATTGTAGGTGGACGGATTGCAGATAGCAAAGGAAATACATTTTTGCTACGGATTGCGTTTGTACTGCAACTGATAACATATGCTCTATTAGCGGTATTTACAGATCGGTCGTATTGGTTGATTATGGGGGTACTTCTGATCGGCAATACAGGGCTAACTTTTGCTCAAGTCGGGCTTGCCAATACAGTCTCTCGTACATTAGATGGTGCACAAGTAGGTGTCGGTATGGGATTATATATGATGTTAAGCTTTATTTCAGGAGCTATAGGTACAACCGTACTGGGATTAATACTGGATCGTGTGAAGTCTCCATGGTCTTTGAATAGTATATGGTATGCTGGTGGAGCTAATACATTCAGTAATATTTTCTTAGTGTTTGCAATCTGGATCGCGATCATAATCCTCTTTTTATTCCGTTATTTACGCGCTGCTAATCATAATTCAACATTTTCTAAATAATCATCTGATAACAACGCACAGATAATAATAATATCAATACAAAAAGGAAGCCTTAGTGTAATTCAAGGCTTCCTTTTTTGTATATAAATCGTCAGCACAATAAGATAGCTCTGACATCAACAATAGCTTATTCATTTTCAACAGAATAAGTTATCGATATTATTGCTTAATCACTTCAAAAGCTTCCCAACCACTGACTGTACTGCGATTAGCAATGAGCGGACTATCTCCGTAATTGTCTGCACAAACATAGAGGTTATTCGCTAATGATTTGAACGTTCGTTTCCCATCCGCTGTAGTTCCCATTTGAAATGTTTCCCATGTTCCGATCGCGGTCTTATTAGCGATTAATGGGCTTGCCCCGGTATTATCAGCGGATACGTATTTATTGTTCGCCATAGAGCGTAGTGCAACATTATTATTACCAAGATCGATAAGCTCAAATTTTTCCCAGTCGCTGACTGTAGTAGAACGAGCGAGAAGAGGAGCATTTCCATAATCTTCAGCTGCAACATATTTTCCATTAGCTGCAGCTTTAAGCGCTACAATATTACCTGTGTCTCCAGAACGCTGGAATACACGTACATAATCAATAGCGTATTTTTGTGGGAAAGTAGTACTTGCGTCAGGATATCCAGGCCAGTTGCCACCTACAGCTAGGTTAAGTAATAAGAAGAAAGGCTTATCAAATACCCATTTGTTGCCGCCGATATCTGCTGATGTACGAGTGTGATATAAATTATTATCAACATACCAGCGAATCACATTAGGTTCCCATTCAATAGAGAAGGTGTGATAAGCGTTACTGATATTTTCACCGATTGTATACCCTGCGGATAGACCACCAGCACCGGAATAACCAGGCCCATGAATCGTTCCGTATACGGTATTAGGAGCATTAGGTCCTACATATTCCATAATATCGATCTCACCGCTATTTGGCCACTGATTGCTACCGATATCGCTACCTAGTGTCCAGAATGCAGGCCAGATTCCTTTACCGTAAGGAAGTTTGGCACGCATTTCGATTTTTCCATATTTCACATCAAATTTGCCAGCTGTTGTTAAGCGAGCAGATGTATAAGGAGCACCATTATAATTTTCTTTCAACGCTTGAATAATCAGATTGCCATTGTCCATATAAGCATTATTGGTACGATTGGTATAGTACTGTAACTCATTATTTCCCCAACCACCAGCACCTGTTTCTGAATTCCAT contains:
- a CDS encoding MFS transporter, with product MKIIYILALAMIISVMNSTMFNVALPSIRHDFDLSSSQVSWVVTSYIIIYAIGSVTYGKLADKYRLKNLMTIGLCLFAIGSIVGFVASDYWMVIAGRILQSAGASVIPASSMIIPIRYIAAEKRGRALGITSSGMALGTAMGPIIAGMITSFADWRYLFAISLLSLVTIPFFRKYLNQDQVRPLKIDIWGGILLATTVTLLLLAITNVSLILAIITIVMLIVFVIYIRKVDQPFLDPAIFRNSTYTTTMIIACLALIFNLCVPYLIPQMLSSIHQLSSFTIGLIMFPGALIAAIFGIVGGRIADSKGNTFLLRIAFVLQLITYALLAVFTDRSYWLIMGVLLIGNTGLTFAQVGLANTVSRTLDGAQVGVGMGLYMMLSFISGAIGTTVLGLILDRVKSPWSLNSIWYAGGANTFSNIFLVFAIWIAIIILFLFRYLRAANHNSTFSK
- a CDS encoding glycoside hydrolase family 16 protein; the protein is MLIRKQIAILLSTLCLFTLLGSWTWNSEAEAAGTWKQIWSDEFNGSNGTGVDGSKWNSETGAGGWGNNELQYYTNRTNNAYMDNGNLIIQALKENYNGAPYTSARLTTAGKFDVKYGKIEMRAKLPYGKGIWPAFWTLGSDIGSNQWPNSGEIDIMEYVGPNAPNTVYGTIHGPGYSGAGGLSAGYTIGENISNAYHTFSIEWEPNVIRWYVDNNLYHTRTSADIGGNKWVFDKPFFLLLNLAVGGNWPGYPDASTTFPQKYAIDYVRVFQRSGDTGNIVALKAAANGKYVAAEDYGNAPLLARSTTVSDWEKFELIDLGNNNVALRSMANNKYVSADNTGASPLIANKTAIGTWETFQMGTTADGKRTFKSLANNLYVCADNYGDSPLIANRSTVSGWEAFEVIKQ